In one window of Pseudomonas chlororaphis subsp. chlororaphis DNA:
- a CDS encoding ABC transporter ATP-binding protein, translating into MANLKINNLQKGFEGFSIIKGIDLEVRDKEFVVFVGPSGCGKSTLLRLIAGLEEVSGGTIELDGRDITEVSPAKRDLAMVFQTYALYPHMSVRKNMSFALDLAGVPKAEVQQKVDEAARILELGPMLERKPKQLSGGQRQRVAIGRAIVRNPKIFLFDEPLSNLDAALRVQMRLELARLHKELQATMIYVTHDQVEAMTLADKVVVLNGGRVEQVGSPLELYHSPANLFVAGFLGTPKMGFLKGRLSRVDGQGCEVQLEAGTRIQLPQSGAHLSVGSPVTLGIRPEHLELARPGDCTLQVTADVSERLGSDTFCHVVTASGEALTMRIRGDLASAYGQQLSLNLDAEHCHLFDADGMAVARPLRAAA; encoded by the coding sequence ATGGCCAACCTGAAAATCAACAATCTGCAAAAAGGCTTCGAAGGTTTTTCCATCATCAAGGGCATCGACCTGGAGGTGCGCGACAAGGAATTCGTGGTCTTCGTCGGCCCCTCGGGCTGCGGCAAGTCCACCCTGCTGCGGCTGATCGCCGGCCTGGAGGAAGTCAGCGGCGGCACCATCGAGCTCGATGGCCGCGACATCACCGAAGTCAGCCCGGCCAAGCGCGACCTGGCCATGGTGTTCCAGACCTACGCCCTGTACCCGCACATGAGCGTGCGCAAGAACATGTCCTTCGCCCTGGACCTGGCCGGCGTGCCGAAAGCCGAGGTGCAACAGAAGGTCGACGAAGCGGCGCGCATCCTCGAACTGGGGCCGATGCTCGAGCGCAAGCCCAAGCAGCTGTCCGGCGGCCAGCGCCAGCGCGTAGCGATTGGCCGGGCCATCGTGCGCAACCCGAAGATCTTCCTGTTCGACGAGCCGCTGTCCAACCTCGACGCGGCGCTGCGGGTGCAGATGCGCCTGGAGCTGGCGCGCCTGCATAAAGAGCTGCAGGCGACCATGATCTACGTGACCCACGACCAGGTCGAAGCCATGACCCTGGCCGACAAGGTGGTGGTGCTCAACGGCGGGCGCGTGGAACAGGTGGGTTCGCCGCTGGAGCTGTACCACAGCCCGGCCAACCTGTTTGTCGCCGGCTTCCTCGGCACGCCGAAGATGGGCTTTCTCAAGGGCCGGCTGAGCCGGGTCGATGGCCAGGGCTGCGAGGTGCAGCTGGAGGCCGGCACCCGCATCCAGCTGCCGCAGAGCGGCGCCCACTTGAGCGTCGGCAGCCCGGTGACCCTGGGCATTCGTCCCGAGCACCTGGAGCTGGCCCGGCCGGGCGACTGCACCCTGCAGGTCACCGCCGACGTCAGCGAACGCCTGGGCAGCGACACCTTCTGCCACGTCGTCACCGCTTCCGGCGAAGCCCTGACGATGCGCATCCGCGGCGACCTGGCCAGCGCCTATGGCCAGCAGCTGAGCCTGAACCTGGATGCCGAGCACTGCCACCTCTTCGATGCCGACGGCATGGCCGTGGCCAGGCCGTTGCGCGCCGCTGCCTGA
- a CDS encoding carbohydrate ABC transporter permease — translation MNTSTANAHLQIPQAARKRRLLNPGWFLVSPSVALLLLWMIVPLGMTLYFSLIRYNLLYPGENQFVGLENFSYFLTDSGFLPGAANTLLLVGSVLLISVVFGVLISALLEASEFLGRGIVRVLLISPFFIMPTVGALIWKNLIFHPVSGILAAVWKLFGAQPVDWLAHYPLLSIIIIVSWQWLPFAILILMTAMQSLDQEQKEAARLDGAGAIAIFWHLTLPHLARPISVVVMIETIFLLSVFAEIFTTTNGGPGYASTNLAYLIYNQALVQFDVGMASAGGLIAVVIANIAAIILVRMLGKNLTDKP, via the coding sequence ATGAATACCTCGACTGCCAACGCTCATCTGCAAATCCCCCAAGCCGCGCGCAAGCGCCGCCTGCTCAACCCCGGCTGGTTCCTGGTCAGCCCCTCGGTGGCGCTGTTGCTGCTGTGGATGATCGTGCCCCTGGGCATGACCCTGTACTTCTCGCTGATCCGCTACAACCTGCTGTACCCCGGCGAGAACCAGTTCGTCGGCCTGGAGAACTTCAGCTACTTCCTCACCGACTCGGGCTTCCTGCCCGGGGCCGCCAACACCCTGTTGCTGGTCGGCAGCGTGCTGCTGATCAGCGTGGTGTTCGGGGTGCTGATCAGCGCCCTGCTGGAAGCCAGCGAGTTCCTCGGCCGCGGCATTGTCCGGGTGCTGCTGATCTCGCCGTTCTTCATCATGCCCACGGTGGGCGCGCTGATCTGGAAGAACCTGATCTTTCACCCGGTGTCGGGGATTCTCGCCGCGGTGTGGAAGCTGTTCGGCGCCCAGCCGGTGGACTGGCTGGCCCACTACCCGCTGCTGTCGATCATCATCATTGTCTCGTGGCAGTGGCTGCCGTTCGCGATCCTGATCCTGATGACCGCCATGCAGTCGCTGGACCAGGAACAGAAGGAAGCCGCGCGCCTGGATGGCGCCGGGGCCATCGCGATCTTCTGGCACCTGACCCTGCCGCACCTGGCGCGGCCGATCTCGGTGGTGGTGATGATCGAGACCATCTTCCTGCTCTCGGTGTTCGCCGAAATCTTCACCACCACCAACGGTGGCCCGGGCTACGCCTCGACCAACCTCGCCTACCTGATCTACAACCAGGCGCTGGTGCAGTTCGACGTGGGCATGGCCTCGGCCGGCGGCCTGATCGCCGTGGTCATCGCCAATATCGCCGCGATCATCCTGGTACGGATGCTCGGCAAAAACCTGACTGACAAGCCCTGA
- the xylB gene encoding xylulokinase yields the protein MTTQQLFLGIDCGTQGTKAIVLDAASGEVLGLGAAPHSLISGANGRREQDVEQWREAFTLATRRALLAAGVSGLDILGIGVSGQQHGLVLLDQQGQVLRPAKLWCDTESTPQNQRLLDYLSGEQGSLERLGVAIAPGYTVSKLLWTREQHPQIFQRIAHVLLPHDYLNYWLTGRCCSEYGDASGTGYFNVRSRQWDLELLRHIDPDGRLEAALPELLEADQPVGTLLPELARHLGLNPRALVSSGGGDNMLGAIGTGNIQPGAITMSLGSSGTLYAYAEQPRVSADAAVATFCSSSGGWLPLICTMNLTNATGAVRELFELDIDAFNQLVAQAPIGAEGVCMLPFLNGERVPALPHASGSLLGLTADNLTRANLCRAVVEGTTFGLRYGLDLLRHNGLQSQGIRLIGGGSKSPLWRQMVADIMHTPVVCTEQSEAAALGAAIQAAWCYSRSSDRPQSLAQLCQRCVRLDASSETWPIAANVAAYQQAYERYQQHVTTLLKSE from the coding sequence ATGACGACGCAACAGCTTTTCCTCGGCATCGACTGCGGCACCCAGGGCACCAAGGCCATCGTCCTCGACGCCGCCAGCGGTGAAGTACTGGGCCTGGGCGCGGCGCCCCACAGCCTGATCAGCGGCGCCAACGGCCGCCGTGAACAGGACGTCGAGCAATGGCGCGAGGCGTTCACCCTGGCCACCCGCCGTGCGTTATTGGCGGCGGGGGTCAGCGGCCTGGACATCCTCGGCATCGGCGTCTCCGGCCAGCAGCACGGCCTGGTCCTGCTCGACCAGCAGGGCCAGGTGCTGCGCCCGGCCAAGCTCTGGTGCGACACCGAATCCACCCCACAGAACCAGCGCCTGCTGGATTACCTGAGCGGCGAACAGGGCTCCCTGGAGCGCCTCGGTGTGGCGATTGCCCCCGGCTACACCGTGTCGAAACTGCTGTGGACCCGGGAACAGCATCCGCAGATTTTCCAGCGCATCGCCCATGTGCTGCTGCCCCACGACTACCTGAATTACTGGCTGACCGGCCGCTGCTGCAGCGAATACGGCGATGCCTCGGGCACCGGCTATTTCAACGTGCGCAGCCGCCAGTGGGACCTGGAACTGCTCCGGCACATCGACCCCGACGGCCGCCTGGAAGCCGCCTTGCCGGAACTGCTCGAAGCCGACCAGCCGGTGGGCACGCTGCTGCCGGAGCTCGCCCGGCACCTGGGCCTCAACCCGCGGGCGCTGGTGTCCAGCGGTGGCGGCGACAACATGCTCGGGGCCATCGGCACCGGCAATATCCAGCCCGGGGCGATCACCATGAGCCTGGGTTCCTCCGGCACCCTGTACGCCTATGCCGAGCAACCCCGGGTCAGCGCAGACGCCGCGGTGGCGACCTTCTGTTCCTCCAGCGGCGGCTGGCTGCCGCTGATCTGCACCATGAACCTGACCAATGCCACCGGCGCGGTGCGCGAACTGTTCGAGCTGGATATCGATGCCTTCAACCAGCTGGTGGCGCAGGCGCCGATCGGTGCCGAGGGCGTGTGCATGCTGCCGTTCCTCAACGGCGAGCGGGTCCCCGCCCTGCCCCATGCCAGCGGCAGCCTGCTGGGGCTGACCGCCGACAACCTGACCCGGGCCAACCTGTGCCGCGCGGTGGTCGAGGGCACCACCTTCGGCCTGCGCTACGGCCTCGACCTGCTGCGCCACAACGGCCTGCAAAGCCAGGGCATCCGCCTGATCGGCGGTGGTTCGAAAAGCCCGCTGTGGCGGCAGATGGTCGCCGATATCATGCACACCCCGGTGGTCTGCACCGAGCAGAGCGAAGCGGCGGCCCTGGGCGCGGCGATCCAGGCGGCCTGGTGCTATTCCCGCAGCAGCGACCGGCCGCAGAGCCTGGCGCAATTGTGCCAGCGCTGCGTGAGGCTCGATGCAAGCAGCGAGACCTGGCCGATAGCGGCCAATGTCGCGGCCTATCAGCAGGCCTATGAACGTTACCAACAGCATGTGACAACCCTTTTGAAGAGCGAATGA
- a CDS encoding transglycosylase SLT domain-containing protein codes for MTRFACAAVVFPLILTGCATSPPANPNDICEIFREKSDWYKAAKATEEKWGVPIQVPLSIIYQESSFKQDALPPRKYLLWVIPWGRVSTAAGYPQAKDEVWGDYQRKGDNYWASRTNFADATDFIGWYMDQTTRVNGVTKQDAYRQYLNYHEGWGGYRRQTYTAKPWLQTVAMKVQSRSSLYGQQYASCREELDRGFWSRFWHWL; via the coding sequence TTGACCCGCTTTGCCTGTGCCGCCGTAGTCTTCCCTCTCATCCTGACCGGTTGCGCGACCTCGCCGCCGGCCAACCCCAACGACATCTGCGAGATCTTTCGCGAGAAAAGCGACTGGTACAAAGCCGCCAAGGCCACCGAAGAGAAATGGGGGGTGCCGATCCAGGTGCCGCTGTCGATCATCTACCAGGAATCGAGCTTCAAGCAGGACGCCTTGCCGCCACGCAAATACCTGCTGTGGGTGATTCCCTGGGGCCGGGTGAGCACGGCGGCCGGCTACCCGCAGGCCAAGGACGAAGTCTGGGGCGACTACCAGCGCAAGGGCGACAACTACTGGGCCAGCCGCACCAACTTCGCCGACGCCACCGACTTTATCGGCTGGTACATGGACCAGACCACACGAGTCAACGGCGTGACCAAGCAGGATGCCTACCGCCAGTACCTGAACTATCACGAAGGCTGGGGTGGCTACCGCCGGCAGACCTATACGGCCAAGCCCTGGCTGCAGACCGTGGCGATGAAAGTGCAAAGCCGCTCCAGCCTGTACGGCCAGCAATACGCCAGCTGCCGGGAAGAGCTGGACCGCGGCTTCTGGAGCCGCTTCTGGCACTGGCTGTAA
- a CDS encoding mannitol dehydrogenase family protein — protein sequence MKLNRHNLHHLAPEVRLPAYDLAETRQGMVHIGVGGFHRAHQAYYTDALMNTGEGLDWSICGLGLRAEDRRARDDLAGQDYLFTLFELGDSDAAEVRVIGAISEMLLAEDGAQALIDKLADPQIRIVSLTITEGGYCIDDSSGEFMAHLPQIQHDLAHPQQPQTVFGFLCAALAQRRAAGVPAFTLMSCDNLPHNGAVTRKALLAFAGQRDADLRDWIATHVSFPNAMVDRITPMTSTAHRLQLHDQHGIDDAWPVVCEPFAQWVLEDKFVSGRPAWEKVGVQFTDDVTPYEEMKIKLLNGSHLALTYLGFLKGYRFVHETMADPLFVTYMRAYMDLDVTPQLAPVPGIDLSAYKDTLVARFSNRAIADQLERVCSDGSSKLPKFSVPTLNRLIADGRDTERAALVVAAWARYLKGVDENGDTYRIPDPRAAFCQALVADDALISQRLLAVEEIFGSAIPNSPAFVEAFERCYSSLRDNGVTLTLERVLARDR from the coding sequence ATGAAACTGAACCGACACAACCTCCACCACCTGGCCCCTGAAGTCCGCCTGCCCGCCTACGACCTGGCCGAGACCCGGCAAGGCATGGTGCATATCGGCGTGGGTGGTTTCCACCGGGCCCACCAGGCCTATTACACCGATGCCCTGATGAACACCGGCGAAGGCCTGGACTGGAGCATCTGCGGGCTCGGCCTGCGCGCCGAGGACCGCCGCGCGCGCGACGACCTGGCCGGCCAGGACTACCTGTTCACCCTGTTTGAGCTGGGCGACAGCGATGCCGCCGAAGTGCGGGTGATCGGCGCCATTAGCGAGATGCTGCTGGCCGAAGACGGCGCACAGGCGCTGATCGACAAACTGGCCGACCCGCAGATCCGCATCGTCTCGCTGACCATCACCGAGGGTGGCTACTGCATCGACGACAGCAGCGGCGAGTTCATGGCCCACCTGCCGCAGATCCAGCACGACCTGGCCCACCCGCAGCAGCCGCAGACCGTGTTCGGTTTTCTCTGCGCGGCCCTGGCCCAGCGCCGGGCGGCCGGGGTCCCGGCCTTTACCCTGATGTCCTGCGATAACCTGCCGCACAACGGCGCGGTGACCCGCAAGGCGCTGCTGGCCTTCGCCGGGCAGCGCGACGCCGACCTGCGCGACTGGATCGCCACCCACGTCAGCTTCCCCAATGCCATGGTCGACCGCATCACGCCGATGACCAGCACCGCTCACCGCCTGCAACTGCACGACCAGCACGGCATCGACGACGCCTGGCCGGTGGTCTGCGAGCCCTTTGCGCAATGGGTGCTGGAAGACAAGTTCGTCAGCGGCCGGCCGGCCTGGGAAAAGGTCGGCGTGCAATTCACCGATGACGTCACACCCTATGAGGAGATGAAGATCAAGCTGCTCAATGGCAGCCACCTGGCCCTGACCTACCTGGGGTTCCTCAAGGGTTATCGCTTTGTCCACGAGACCATGGCCGACCCGCTGTTCGTGACGTACATGCGCGCCTACATGGACCTGGACGTGACTCCGCAACTGGCGCCGGTGCCGGGCATCGACCTGAGTGCCTACAAAGACACCCTGGTGGCGCGTTTCTCCAACCGGGCGATTGCCGACCAATTGGAGCGGGTCTGCTCCGACGGCTCGTCGAAGCTGCCCAAGTTCAGCGTGCCGACCCTCAACCGCCTGATCGCCGACGGCCGCGATACCGAGCGCGCCGCCCTGGTGGTCGCCGCCTGGGCCCGGTACCTCAAGGGCGTGGACGAAAACGGCGACACCTACCGCATTCCCGACCCGCGCGCCGCGTTCTGCCAGGCGCTGGTGGCGGACGACGCACTGATCAGCCAGCGATTGCTGGCGGTCGAGGAGATCTTCGGCAGCGCCATCCCCAACTCGCCCGCCTTTGTCGAAGCCTTCGAACGCTGCTACAGCAGCCTGCGCGACAACGGCGTGACCCTCACCCTGGAGCGGGTGTTGGCCCGGGACCGCTGA
- a CDS encoding ABC transporter substrate-binding protein: MKPCIKALLVTTCMTLSGVSLGAQTVTIATVNNSDMIRMQKLSKAFESEHPDIKLNWVVLEENVLRQRLTTDIATQGGQFDVLTIGMYEAALWGAKGWLQPMQDLPAAYDLQDIFPSVREGLSAKGTLYALPFYAESSMTYYRTDLFKDAGLVMPEHPTWEQIGEFAGKLNKPEQEQYGICLRGKAGWGENMALITTLANGFGARWFNEQWQPEFNGTEWKNALAFYVDTMKKAGPPGASSNGFNENLALFNSGKCAIWVDASVAGSFVTDKSQSKVSEHVGFTYAPQQVTDKGSAWMYSWALAIPTSSKAKDAAQTFATWATSKEYGALVAEKDGIANVPPGTRASTYSEAYMQAAPFARVTLESLKVADPTRPTLKPVPYIGIQLVTIPEFQAIGTQVGKLFSAALIGQTTVDQALAAAQQTTEREMKRAGYPK; the protein is encoded by the coding sequence ATGAAACCCTGCATCAAAGCCCTGCTCGTCACCACCTGCATGACCCTCAGCGGCGTCAGCCTCGGCGCCCAGACCGTGACCATCGCCACCGTCAACAACAGCGACATGATCCGCATGCAGAAACTCTCGAAAGCCTTCGAGAGCGAGCATCCGGACATCAAGCTGAACTGGGTGGTGCTCGAAGAAAACGTGTTGCGCCAGCGCCTGACCACCGACATCGCCACCCAGGGCGGGCAGTTCGACGTGCTGACCATCGGCATGTACGAAGCCGCACTCTGGGGCGCCAAGGGCTGGCTGCAACCGATGCAGGACCTGCCCGCCGCCTATGACCTGCAGGACATCTTCCCCTCGGTACGCGAAGGCCTGTCGGCCAAGGGCACGCTGTACGCCCTGCCGTTCTACGCCGAAAGCTCGATGACCTACTACCGCACCGACCTGTTCAAGGACGCCGGCCTGGTCATGCCCGAACACCCGACCTGGGAGCAGATCGGCGAGTTCGCCGGCAAGCTCAACAAACCCGAGCAGGAACAGTACGGCATCTGCCTGCGCGGCAAGGCCGGCTGGGGCGAAAACATGGCCCTGATCACCACCCTGGCCAACGGTTTCGGCGCGCGCTGGTTCAATGAGCAGTGGCAGCCGGAGTTCAACGGGACGGAATGGAAAAACGCCCTGGCCTTCTACGTCGACACCATGAAAAAGGCCGGCCCGCCCGGCGCCTCCAGCAACGGTTTCAACGAGAACCTGGCGCTGTTCAACAGCGGCAAGTGCGCGATCTGGGTCGATGCCAGCGTCGCCGGCTCCTTCGTCACCGACAAGTCGCAGAGCAAGGTCAGCGAACACGTCGGCTTTACCTACGCGCCGCAGCAGGTGACTGACAAGGGCAGCGCCTGGATGTACTCCTGGGCGCTGGCGATCCCCACCAGTTCCAAGGCCAAGGACGCCGCGCAGACCTTCGCCACCTGGGCCACGTCCAAGGAATACGGGGCCCTGGTCGCCGAGAAAGACGGCATCGCCAACGTACCGCCAGGCACTCGCGCCTCCACCTACAGCGAGGCCTATATGCAGGCCGCGCCGTTTGCCAGGGTGACCCTGGAGTCGCTGAAAGTCGCCGACCCGACCAGGCCGACCCTCAAGCCGGTGCCCTACATCGGTATCCAGCTGGTGACCATCCCCGAGTTCCAGGCCATCGGCACTCAGGTCGGCAAATTGTTCTCCGCCGCGCTGATCGGCCAGACCACGGTCGACCAGGCCCTGGCCGCCGCGCAGCAGACCACCGAACGTGAAATGAAACGCGCCGGCTACCCCAAGTAA
- a CDS encoding carbohydrate kinase family protein, translated as MYLVCGEALFDFFSENDASGRASRVNFQAIAGGSPFNVAVGLRRLGVDAALFAGLSTDYLGRRLLQVLRDEGVGEDYLLHVEAPTTLAMVAVGANGSPQYSFRGEGCADRQLQLSDLPPLDSQVRGLHVGSFSLVVQPIGDTLLALVRRERGQRLISLDPNVRLNPAPDIQLWRQRIDTLVRLADLIKVSDEDLHLLYPDQDPQHVIEGWLQHHCQLVFLTRGAEGATVFSRVHGRWSAPAMPIKMADTVGAGDTFQAALIAWLTERQLDSLEGVAGLSRDQIDQMLRFAIRAAALTCGKTGPDLPYRHQLN; from the coding sequence ATGTATCTGGTCTGTGGTGAAGCACTGTTCGATTTTTTCAGCGAAAACGATGCCAGCGGTCGGGCATCGCGGGTCAACTTCCAGGCCATCGCCGGCGGTTCACCCTTCAATGTCGCGGTCGGTCTGCGCCGCCTGGGCGTGGACGCGGCGCTGTTCGCCGGGCTCTCCACCGATTACCTCGGCCGACGCCTGTTGCAGGTGCTGCGCGACGAAGGCGTGGGCGAGGACTACCTGCTGCATGTCGAGGCGCCGACCACCCTGGCGATGGTCGCGGTCGGCGCCAACGGCTCGCCGCAATACAGCTTCCGTGGCGAAGGCTGCGCCGACCGCCAGTTGCAGCTCAGTGACCTGCCGCCGCTCGACAGCCAGGTGCGCGGCCTGCACGTCGGTTCGTTTTCCCTGGTGGTGCAGCCGATCGGCGACACCCTGCTGGCGCTGGTGCGTCGCGAGCGCGGCCAGCGCCTGATCAGCCTCGACCCCAACGTGCGCCTCAACCCGGCTCCGGACATCCAGCTGTGGCGCCAGCGCATCGACACCCTGGTCCGGCTGGCCGACCTGATCAAGGTCAGCGACGAAGACTTGCACCTGCTCTACCCCGACCAGGACCCACAGCACGTGATCGAAGGCTGGCTGCAGCATCACTGCCAGCTGGTGTTCCTGACCCGCGGCGCAGAGGGCGCGACGGTGTTCAGCCGGGTGCATGGCCGCTGGTCGGCGCCGGCCATGCCGATTAAGATGGCCGACACCGTGGGCGCCGGCGACACCTTCCAGGCCGCCTTGATTGCCTGGCTGACCGAACGGCAGCTGGATTCGTTGGAGGGTGTGGCGGGCTTGAGCCGGGACCAGATCGACCAGATGCTCAGGTTCGCCATCCGCGCCGCGGCGCTGACCTGTGGCAAGACCGGACCGGACCTGCCCTATCGCCACCAATTGAACTGA
- a CDS encoding carbohydrate ABC transporter permease produces MTLQQSRRLQSLLLGTLAWAIAILIFFPIFWMLLTSFKSEIDAFATPPQFIFTPTLENYLHINERSNYFAFAWNSVVISFSATALCLLIAVPAAYSMAFYETRNTKRTLLWMLSTKMLPPVGVLMPIYLLAKSFGLLDTRIALIAIYTLINLPIVVWMIYTYFKDIPRDILEAARLDGATLGQEMLRVLLPIAKGGLASTVLLSLILCWNEAFWSLNLTSSNAAPLTALIASYSSPEGLFWAKLSAVSTLACAPILIFGWISQKQLVRGLSFGAVK; encoded by the coding sequence ATGACCCTGCAACAATCCCGCCGCCTGCAAAGCCTGCTGCTCGGCACCCTGGCCTGGGCCATCGCGATCCTGATCTTCTTCCCGATCTTCTGGATGCTGCTGACCAGCTTCAAGAGCGAAATCGACGCCTTTGCCACCCCGCCGCAGTTCATCTTCACGCCGACGCTGGAGAACTACCTGCACATCAACGAGCGCAGCAACTACTTCGCCTTCGCCTGGAACTCGGTGGTGATCTCCTTCAGCGCCACCGCCCTGTGCCTGCTGATCGCGGTGCCGGCGGCCTACTCCATGGCCTTCTACGAAACCCGCAACACCAAGCGCACCCTGCTGTGGATGCTGTCGACCAAGATGCTGCCGCCGGTGGGCGTGCTGATGCCGATCTACCTGCTGGCCAAGAGCTTTGGCCTGCTGGACACGCGCATCGCGCTGATCGCGATCTACACCCTGATCAACCTGCCGATCGTGGTCTGGATGATTTACACCTACTTCAAGGACATCCCCCGGGACATCCTCGAGGCCGCGCGGCTGGACGGCGCGACCCTGGGCCAGGAAATGCTCCGGGTGCTGCTGCCGATCGCCAAGGGCGGGCTGGCCTCCACCGTGCTGCTGTCGCTGATCCTGTGCTGGAACGAGGCGTTCTGGTCGTTGAACCTGACCTCGTCCAACGCCGCGCCGCTGACCGCGCTGATCGCCTCCTACTCCAGCCCCGAAGGGCTGTTCTGGGCCAAGCTCTCGGCGGTCTCGACCCTGGCCTGCGCGCCGATCCTGATCTTCGGCTGGATCAGCCAGAAACAACTGGTGCGCGGCCTGTCCTTCGGCGCCGTGAAATAA